The Delphinus delphis chromosome 10, mDelDel1.2, whole genome shotgun sequence genome includes a region encoding these proteins:
- the HYAL3 gene encoding hyaluronidase-3 isoform X1, with translation MTMQLGLALVLGVALCLGCGQPLLQAPERPFLVLWNVPSAHCKARFGVHLPLEALGIAANRGQRFHGQNVTIFYKNQLGFYPYLGPRGTAHNGGIPQAVPLDRHLARAAYQIRHSLQPGFAGLAVLDWEEWCPLWSGNWGRRQVYQTASWAWARRVFPNLDPQEQLYKARIGFEQAARALMEDTLRLGRALQPHGLWGFYRFPACGNGWHGTASNYTGHCHAATLARNTQLHWLWAASSALFPSIYLPPRLPPAHHHAFVRYRLEEAFRVALAGHPHPLPVLAYARLTHRSSGRFLSQDELVQTIGVTAALGAAGVVLWGDLSFSSSEEECWHLHDYLVSTLGPYVINVTRAAMACSHQRCHGHGRCAWQDPGQLEVFLHLEPDGSPGDWESFSCRCYAGWAGPTCQEPRPEEAT, from the exons ATGACCATGCAGCTAGGCCTGGCCCTGGTGCTAGGGGTGGCCCTGTGCTTGGGATGTGGCCAGCCCCTGCTGCAAGCCCCTGAACGCCCCTTCTTGGTGCTGTGGAATGTGCCCTCAGCACACTGTAAGGCCCGCTTTGGCGTGCACCTGCCACTAGAGGCCCTGGGCATTGCAGCCAACCGTGGCCAGCGTTTCCACGGCCAGAATGTCACCATCTTCTACAAGAACCAGCTCGGCTTCTATCCCTACCTTGGGCCGAGGGGCACAGCTCACAACGGGGGCATCCCCCAGGCTGTGCCCCTTGACCGCCACCTGGCACGGGCTGCCTATCAGATCCGCCACAGCCTGCAACCTGGCTTCGCTGGCCTGGCAGTACTGGACTGGGAGGAATGGTGTCCACTCTGGTCTGGGAACTGGGGCCGCCGCCAGGTCTACCAGACAGCCTCCTGGGCTTGGGCACGGCGGGTATTCCCCAACCTGGACCCCCAGGAGCAGCTCTACAAGGCCCGTATCGGCTTTGAACAGGCAGCCCGTGCACTGATGGAGGACACACTGCGGCTAGGCCGGGCACTGCAGCCCCATGGGCTCTGGGGCTTCTATCGCTTCCCGGCCTGTGGCAATGGCTGGCATGGTACAGCTTCCAATTACACGGGCCACTGCCATGCAGCCACCCTTGCCCGCAACACCCAACTGCATTGGCTCTGGGCCGCCTCCAGCGCCCTCTTCCCCAGCATATACCTCCCACCCAGGTTACCACCTGCTCACCACCACGCATTTGTCCGATACCGCCTGGAGGAGGCCTTCCGTGTGGCCCTCGCTGGGCACCCACATCCCCTGCCTGTCCTGGCCTATGCCCGCCTCACACACCGGAGCTCTGGGAGGTTCCTGTCTCAG GATGAACTTGTGCAGACCATTGGTGTGACCGCTGCACTGGGGGCAGCCGGCGTGGTGCTCTGGGGGGACCTGAGCTTCTCCAGTTCTGAG gaGGAGTGCTGGCATCTCCATGACTACCTAGTGAGCACCCTGGGCCCTTATGTGATCAACGTGACCAGGGCAGCCATGGCCTGCAGTCACCAGCGGTGCCATGGCCATGGCCGATGTGCTTGGCAAGACCCAGGACAACTGGAAGTCTTTCTGCACCTGGAGCCAGATGGCAGCCCTGGAGATTGGGAGTCCTTCAGCTGCCGTTGTTACGCGGGCTGGGCTGGCCCTACCTGCCAGGAGCCCAGGCCTGAAGAAGCAACATAA
- the HYAL3 gene encoding hyaluronidase-3 isoform X3, with protein sequence MLPPAHHHAFVRYRLEEAFRVALAGHPHPLPVLAYARLTHRSSGRFLSQDELVQTIGVTAALGAAGVVLWGDLSFSSSEEECWHLHDYLVSTLGPYVINVTRAAMACSHQRCHGHGRCAWQDPGQLEVFLHLEPDGSPGDWESFSCRCYAGWAGPTCQEPRPEEAT encoded by the exons AT GTTACCACCTGCTCACCACCACGCATTTGTCCGATACCGCCTGGAGGAGGCCTTCCGTGTGGCCCTCGCTGGGCACCCACATCCCCTGCCTGTCCTGGCCTATGCCCGCCTCACACACCGGAGCTCTGGGAGGTTCCTGTCTCAG GATGAACTTGTGCAGACCATTGGTGTGACCGCTGCACTGGGGGCAGCCGGCGTGGTGCTCTGGGGGGACCTGAGCTTCTCCAGTTCTGAG gaGGAGTGCTGGCATCTCCATGACTACCTAGTGAGCACCCTGGGCCCTTATGTGATCAACGTGACCAGGGCAGCCATGGCCTGCAGTCACCAGCGGTGCCATGGCCATGGCCGATGTGCTTGGCAAGACCCAGGACAACTGGAAGTCTTTCTGCACCTGGAGCCAGATGGCAGCCCTGGAGATTGGGAGTCCTTCAGCTGCCGTTGTTACGCGGGCTGGGCTGGCCCTACCTGCCAGGAGCCCAGGCCTGAAGAAGCAACATAA
- the HYAL3 gene encoding hyaluronidase-3 isoform X2: MTMQLGLALVLGVALCLGCGQPLLQAPERPFLVLWNVPSAHCKARFGVHLPLEALGIAANRGQRFHGQNVTIFYKNQLGFYPYLGPRGTAHNGGIPQAVPLDRHLARAAYQIRHSLQPGFAGLAVLDWEEWCPLWSGNWGRRQVYQTASWAWARRVFPNLDPQEQLYKARIGFEQAARALMEDTLRLGRALQPHGLWGFYRFPACGNGWHGTASNYTGHCHAATLARNTQLHWLWAASSALFPSIYLPPRLPPAHHHAFVRYRLEEAFRVALAGHPHPLPVLAYARLTHRSSGRFLSQEECWHLHDYLVSTLGPYVINVTRAAMACSHQRCHGHGRCAWQDPGQLEVFLHLEPDGSPGDWESFSCRCYAGWAGPTCQEPRPEEAT; this comes from the exons ATGACCATGCAGCTAGGCCTGGCCCTGGTGCTAGGGGTGGCCCTGTGCTTGGGATGTGGCCAGCCCCTGCTGCAAGCCCCTGAACGCCCCTTCTTGGTGCTGTGGAATGTGCCCTCAGCACACTGTAAGGCCCGCTTTGGCGTGCACCTGCCACTAGAGGCCCTGGGCATTGCAGCCAACCGTGGCCAGCGTTTCCACGGCCAGAATGTCACCATCTTCTACAAGAACCAGCTCGGCTTCTATCCCTACCTTGGGCCGAGGGGCACAGCTCACAACGGGGGCATCCCCCAGGCTGTGCCCCTTGACCGCCACCTGGCACGGGCTGCCTATCAGATCCGCCACAGCCTGCAACCTGGCTTCGCTGGCCTGGCAGTACTGGACTGGGAGGAATGGTGTCCACTCTGGTCTGGGAACTGGGGCCGCCGCCAGGTCTACCAGACAGCCTCCTGGGCTTGGGCACGGCGGGTATTCCCCAACCTGGACCCCCAGGAGCAGCTCTACAAGGCCCGTATCGGCTTTGAACAGGCAGCCCGTGCACTGATGGAGGACACACTGCGGCTAGGCCGGGCACTGCAGCCCCATGGGCTCTGGGGCTTCTATCGCTTCCCGGCCTGTGGCAATGGCTGGCATGGTACAGCTTCCAATTACACGGGCCACTGCCATGCAGCCACCCTTGCCCGCAACACCCAACTGCATTGGCTCTGGGCCGCCTCCAGCGCCCTCTTCCCCAGCATATACCTCCCACCCAGGTTACCACCTGCTCACCACCACGCATTTGTCCGATACCGCCTGGAGGAGGCCTTCCGTGTGGCCCTCGCTGGGCACCCACATCCCCTGCCTGTCCTGGCCTATGCCCGCCTCACACACCGGAGCTCTGGGAGGTTCCTGTCTCAG gaGGAGTGCTGGCATCTCCATGACTACCTAGTGAGCACCCTGGGCCCTTATGTGATCAACGTGACCAGGGCAGCCATGGCCTGCAGTCACCAGCGGTGCCATGGCCATGGCCGATGTGCTTGGCAAGACCCAGGACAACTGGAAGTCTTTCTGCACCTGGAGCCAGATGGCAGCCCTGGAGATTGGGAGTCCTTCAGCTGCCGTTGTTACGCGGGCTGGGCTGGCCCTACCTGCCAGGAGCCCAGGCCTGAAGAAGCAACATAA
- the NAA80 gene encoding LOW QUALITY PROTEIN: N-alpha-acetyltransferase 80 (The sequence of the model RefSeq protein was modified relative to this genomic sequence to represent the inferred CDS: deleted 1 base in 1 codon), which yields MPARGDPEIQLAKLILDPTHQPDLTLSPRLAELTLGSACHPEMTLSPGSTELTLDPARQPEETPAPNLAELTLEPVHCRPELLDACADLINEQWPRSRASRLHSLGQSSDAFPLCLMLLSPRPTPEADPIVVGHARLSRVLDRPQSLLVETVVVARALRGRGFGRCLMEGLEAFAQARGFRRLHLTTHDQLHFYAHLGYQLGEPVQGLVFTSRWLPATLVSAFPRASFPRPPCRAPSLTAQAAPRAPKGSSLPPPPPLPEPLTTLPPPPGGPPPQSLLETQYQDLRRRPIFWMEKDI from the exons ATGCCAGCCAGAGGTGACCCTGAGATCCAA CTGGCCAAGCTGATCCTGGATCCTACACACCAGCCAGATCTGACCCTGAGCCCCAGGCTAGCTGAGTTGACCCTGGGTTCTGCATGCCATCCAGAGATGACCCTCAGTCCTGGCTCAACTGAGCTGACCCTGGATCCCGCACGCCAGCCAGAGGAGACCCCAGCCCCCAACCTGGCTGAGCtgaccctggagcctgtgcactgccGACCTGAGCTCCTGGATGCCTGTGCCGACCTCATCAATGAGCAGTGGCCCCGCAGCCGCGCCTCCCGCCTGCACTCCTTGGGCCAGTCCTCAGATGCCTTCCCCCTCTGCTTGATGCTGCTGAGCCCCCGTCCCACGCCAGAGGCAGACCCCATTGTGGTGGGCCATGCCCGCCTGTCACGGGTGCTGGACCGGCCCCAGAGCCTCCTAGTGGAGACGGTGGTGGTGGCCCGAGCCTTGAGGGGCCGTGGCTTTGGCCGCTGCCTCATGGAGGGCCTTGAAGCCTTTGCTCAGGCCCGGGGCTTCCGCCGGCTACACCTCACCACCCATGACCAGCTGCACTTTTACGCCCACCTGGGATACCAGCTGGGTGAGCCTGTGCAGGGCCTGGTCTTCACCAGTCGGTGGCTGCCTGCCACCCTGGTCAGTGCCTTCCCCAGGGCCTCCTTTCCCCGGCCACCCTGCAGGGCCCCTAGCCTGACTGCCCAAGCTGCCCCAAGAGCCCCCAAGGGGTCATCATTgccgccacccccacccctgcctgagcCCTTGACCACCCTACCCCCACCTCCAGGAGGGCCCCCTCCACAAAGCCTGCTGGAGACTCAATACCAAGACCTGAGAAGACGCCCCATATTCTGGATGGAGAAAGACATCTAA